One genomic segment of Gossypium arboreum isolate Shixiya-1 chromosome 3, ASM2569848v2, whole genome shotgun sequence includes these proteins:
- the LOC108463111 gene encoding LOW QUALITY PROTEIN: extensin-like (The sequence of the model RefSeq protein was modified relative to this genomic sequence to represent the inferred CDS: deleted 1 base in 1 codon) encodes MGKMGSSMTSLFLTLLVLAVSLNLPFETSADYTYSSPPPPPKKYPPPPYHYKSPPPPPPVYSPPPPPPHKKPYKYKSPPPPTPVYKSPPPPPSPPKHPYKYKSPPPPPPSPPKHPYKYKSPPPPPPPSPPKHPYKYKSPPHPHHHHLSTLTSTSLHPHHLQFTSISLHHLHRHHHPSTLTSTSPHHLHHITTQAPLQVQVPTSTTITPKHPYKYKSPPPPPSPPKHSYKYKSPPPPPPSPPKHPYKYKSPPPPPPVYKYKSPPPPPVYKSPPPPPPHYVYSSPPPPHHY; translated from the exons ATGGGGAAAATGGGGTCATCAATGACCTCTCTCTTTCTCACTCTTTTAGTTTTAGCAGTGTCTCTCAATTTGCCTTTTGAAACCTCAGCAGATTACACTTATTCTTCTCCTCCACCACCTCCTAAGAAGTACCCACCACCACCTTACCATTACAAGTCTCCACCACCGCCTCCTCCGGTCTActctccaccaccaccaccaccacacaAGAAGCCTTACAAGTACAAATCTCCTCCCCCACCAACTCCTGTTTACAAGTCCCCACCACCTCCTCCATCACCACCCAAGCATCCTTACAAGTACAAGTCTCCTCCACCTCCACCACCATCACCACCCAAGCATCCTTACAAGTACAAGtccccaccaccaccaccaccaccctcACCACCCAAACACCCCTACAAGTACAAGTCCCCACCCCACCCCCACCATCACCACCTAAGCACCCTTACAAGTACAAGTCTCCACCCCCACCATCTCCAGTTTACAAGTATAAGTCTCCACCACCTCCACCGCCATCACCACCCAAGCACCCTTACAAGTACAAGTCCCCACCACCTCCACCAC ATCACCACCCAAGCACCCTTACAAGTACAAGTCCCCACCTCCACCACCATCACCCCAAAGCATCCTTATAAGTACAAgtctccaccaccaccaccatcacCACCCAAGCATTCCTACAAGTACAAGTCTCCCCCACCACCACCTCCATCCCCACCCAAGCACCCTTACAAGTACAAGTCTCCACCCCCACCACCTCCGGTTTACAAGTATAAGTCTCCACCACCTCCTCCCGTTTACAAGTCTCCTCCTCCACCACCACCCCATTATGTCTACTCTTCACCTCCTCCTCCTCACCACTACTAA